One part of the Musa acuminata AAA Group cultivar baxijiao chromosome BXJ1-5, Cavendish_Baxijiao_AAA, whole genome shotgun sequence genome encodes these proteins:
- the LOC103984311 gene encoding putative pentatricopeptide repeat-containing protein At1g02420: MLLNRSSIGPSSFFRLNSGLSLLQRFLFSTEQLGNKKPDGEAASHDDVAAVFRIIITSSSSEHMARSLKESKIFLSNDLIDGVLKRLRFSHGNPFRALEFFELTGKRRGFFHTDFSYDTMLFILGRSRRFEEVWRLLVDMRRKDRTLITTRTVQTVLGRIAKICSVRQTVESFRKFRKLCVEFDTNCFNALLRTMCQEKSMSDARNVYHSLKHDFKPNLQTFNILLSGWKSAEEAEGFFKEMSDLGVKPDLVSYNCMVDVYCKNREMAKAYKIVDKMRKEEIYPDVITYTGLIGGLGLIGQPDKATDVLKEMRECGCYPDAAAYNAAIRNFCIAKKFRNAFSLMDEMAERGLSPNATTYNLFFRCFYWANDLVSAWSLYKRMRTEGCLPNTQSCMFLIRLFRRQEQVGMALELWNDMVQKGFGSFTLVSDVLFDLLCDAGKIDEAERCFTQMIEKGQKPSNVSFRRIKVLMELANRKESLRNLTEKMTVFQHITPLDDRRVDESPEGSPSCLLQPC, translated from the coding sequence ATGCTCTTGAATCGCTCCTCGATCGGGCCCTCGTCCTTTTTCCGTCTCAATTCCGGTCTCTCTCTTCTTCAAAGATTCCTCTTTTCTACCGAGCAATTAGGAAACAAGAAACCGGACGGCGAAGCGGCGTCCCACGATGACGTCGCCGCCGTATTCCGCATCAtcatcacctcctcctccagcgAGCACATGGCGAGATCCCTCAAGGAGTCCAAAATCTTCCTTTCCAATGATCTGATCGATGGGGTCCTCAAACGGCTGCGGTTCAGCCACGGGAACCCCTTCCGGGCCCTCGAATTCTTCGAGCTCACCGGAAAACGGAGAGGATTCTTCCACACCGACTTCTCCTACGACACCATGCTCTTTATCTTGGGCCGAAGCCGGAGATTCGAGGAGGTCTGGCGGTTGCTGGTGGACATGCGGCGGAAAGATCGAACCTTGATCACTACCCGCACCGTTCAGACCGTCCTTGGCCGGATCGCCAAGATTTGTTCTGTCCGGCAGACGGTGGAGAGCTTTCGCAAGTTCCGCAAGCTCTGTGTCGAGTTTGACACCAATTGCTTCAATGCTTTGCTGAGGACTATGTGCCAAGAGAAGAGCATGAGCGACGCCCGTAATGTGTATCACAGCTTGAAGCATGACTTCAAGCCTAACCTTCAGACGTTTAACATATTGCTGTCGGGTTGGAAGTCGGCCGAGGAGGCTGAAGGCTTTTTCAAGGAGATGTCCGATCTGGGAGTGAAGCCAGACTTGGTCTCGTACAATTGCATGGTAGATGTCTACTGCAAGAATCGTGAAATGGCAAAGGCATATAAGATAGTTGATAAAATGCGTAAAGAAGAGATCTATCCGGATGTTATCACATATACTGGTTTGATTGGTGGACTGGGATTGATCGGTCAGCCCGATAAGGCTACAGATGTTCTGAAGGAGATGAGAGAGTGTGGATGCTACCCTGATGCTGCAGCTTATAATGCAGCTATTCGTAACTTCTGCATCGCAAAAAAGTTCAGAAATGCCTTTTCTTTGATGGATGAGATGGCAGAGAGGGGACTGTCCCCTAATGCCACGACTTACAATCTGTTCTTCAGGTGCTTCTATTGGGCTAATGATCTAGTGAGTGCATGGAGTCTGTACAAGAGGATGAGGACGGAGGGGTGCTTGCCCAACACGCAGTCATGCATGTTCCTTATTAGGCTGTTCCGCCGGCAGGAGCAAGTTGGAATGGCTCTCGAGCTTTGGAATGATATGGTGCAGAAAGGATTTGGGTCGTTCACGTTGGTCTCAGATGTATTGTTTGATTTGCTCTGTGATGCAGGAAAGATAGATGAGGCTGAGAGGTGCTTCACTCAGATGATCGAGAAAGGGCAGAAGCCGAGCAATGTGTCATTTAGGAGGATTAAGGTTTTGATGGAACTGGCAAATAGGAAGGAGTCTCTTAGGAATCTGACGGAGAAGATGACTGTGTTTCAACACATAACACCCTTGGATGACAGAAGAGTCGATGAATCACCCGAAGGATCACCATCCTGCTTGTTACAACCCTGTTAA
- the LOC103984417 gene encoding cinnamoyl-CoA reductase-like SNL6: protein MGALRRRVSAEELREVILRSCGVGGGCSGRKAGPGGVRRRKGGDGTGWEEGRVVCVTGGVSFVGSAIVRRLLARGYAVRLLVDTQEDLEKLREKEMFQGGGVWAAAVANVMDLDSLCRAFDGCTAVFHSSSSVDPRGISGYSKHMVDVEVRATERVIEACVRTESVRKCVFTSSLLACVWRQRDPCHARRATIVDDNCWSDETICRDRKLWFALGKTMAEKAAWRVARGRDLNLVTVCPALVTGPGFQHLNPTGSIAYLKGAQYMFAEGLLATVDVEQLADAHVSIYEAMNRNACGRYICYDHVIQTGEEAAELERQLRLPNRVRGATREVDPTSFELSNRKLLELMNSRRRCTYDVYSYFP, encoded by the exons ATGGGGGCGTTGAGGAGGAGGGTGAGCGCGGAGGAGCTGCGGGAGGTGATCCTCCGGAGCTGCGGCGTCGGCGGGGGATGCAGCGGGAGGAAGGCGGGGCCAGGTGGCGTCCGGCGGAGAAAAGGCGGGGACGGAACGGGGTGGGAGGAGGGGCGGGTGGTGTGCGTCACTGGGGGCGTTTCCTTCGTCGGGTCCGCCATCGTCCGTCGCCTCCTCGCTCGCGGCTACGCCGTTCGCCTCCTCGTCGACACCCAAG AGGACTTGGAGAAGCTGAGGGAGAAGGAGATGTTTCAGGGCGGCGGGGTGTGGGCGGCGGCGGTGGCCAACGTGATGGATCTTGACAGCTTGTGCCGGGCCTTCGACGGCTGCACCGCCGTGTTCCACTCTTCGAGCTCGGTGGATCCTCGTGGCATATCTGGCTACTCG AAGCACATGGTTGACGTCGAAGTGCGAGCAACTGAGAGAGTGATCGAAGCCTGCGTTAGGACTGAATCGGTCAGGAAGTGCGTCTTTACCTCGTCTCTGTTAGCTTGCGTGTGGCGACAGCGTGATCCTTGCCATGCTCGTCGTGCCACCATCGTCGACGACAACTGCTGGAGTGATGAGACCATCTGCCGGGACAGAAAG TTGTGGTTTGCGCTGGGGAAGACGATGGCAGAGAAGGCAGCCTGGAGAGTGGCCCGAGGAAGGGACTTGAATCTGGTGACCGTGTGCCCAGCTCTGGTCACTGGGCCTGGATTTCAACACCTCAACCCAACTGGATCCATCGCCTACCTCAAAG GAGCTCAATACATGTTTGCAGAAGGACTGCTTGCCACGGTCGACGTGGAACAATTAGCCGATGCTCACGTATCGATCTACGAGGCAATGAACAGGAATGCTTGTGGGCGGTACATTTGCTACGATCATGTCATCCAAACCGGCGAAGAGGCAGCTGAATTGGAGCGGCAGCTGCGTCTTCCTAACAGAGTACGTGGAGCGACTCGCGAAGTCGATCCGACCTCGTTCGAGCTCTCCAACCGGAAGCTTCTCGAGCTAATGAATTCGAGGAGGAGGTGCACGTATGATGTCTACTCCTACTTTCCATGA
- the LOC135673382 gene encoding AMSH-like ubiquitin thioesterase 2 isoform X1 — MNNDASGEQLGRRFKHNIDGLRSPSQRWTKKILSFSSFKERKVERCCSRRTGQSCGTDNINLATEIALHASNRPSQIVFPLSGDKARDCNNDVHVVKHYFPSPVVSWVEDASFSGQVSHVVVPESNNGLEPSYGDSSTSNPNQDVHISVKLKEEFLDLAKENTNKDLETCGILGAFLKNHIFYITTLIIPKQESTSNSCQAINEEEIHAILDEMSLYPAGWIHTHPSQSCFLSSIDLHTQYSYQVMLPEAIAIVMAPTDPKSTCGIFRLTNPGGINVLKECKESGFHPHPSASDGSPIYESCSNIYENPNLRFEIIDLRSSS; from the exons ATGAATAATGATGCGAGTGGTGAGCAGCTTGGGAGGAGATTTAAGCATAACATAGATGGTTTGAGATCACCATCTCAAAGGTGGACCAAGAAGATTTTAAGCTTCTCTAGCTTCAAGGAGAGGAAG GTTGAGCGTTGCTGTTCAAGAAGAacaggtcaaag TTGTGGAACAGATAATATCAATTTGGCGACAGAAATTGCACTACATGCCAGCAACAGACCTTCGCAAATCGTGTTTCCATTATCCGGTGACAAAGCTAGAGACTGTAACAACGATGTTCATGTTGTCAAGCACTACTTTCCTTCTCCTGTTGTTTCTTGGGTGGAGGATGCATCCTTTTCTGGACAGGTTTCTCATGTTGTTGTTCCTGAATCAAACAATGGATTGGAACCTTCATATGGAGACTCTTCTACATCAAATCCCAATCAAGATGTTCATATA TCAGTGAAGCTGAAGGAAGAATTTCTAGATCTTGCTAAAGAGAACACGAACAAGGACTTGGAGACTTGTGGCATTCTTGGTGCTTTCCTT AAGAATCACATTTTCTACATAACCACCCTAATAATACCAAAGCAGGAATCAACTTCCAATTCA TGCCAAGCAATAAATGAGGAGGAGATTCATGCCATACTGGATGAGATGTCCCTTTATCCTGCAGGATGGATTCAT ACACATCCGTCTCAAAGTTGCTTCCTGTCGTCAATCGATTTGCACACTCAGTACTCTTACCAG GTCATGCTACCAGAGGCAATTGCAATCGTCATGGCTCCAACCGATCCTAAAAG CACATGTGGAATATTTCGGTTAACAAATCCCGGAGGCATTAATGTTCTGAAAGAGTGCAAAGAGAGTGGCTTCCACCCTCACCCTTCTGCTTCTGATGGAAGTCCAATCTACGAGAGCTGCTCCAACATTTATGAGAATCCAAATCTAAGGTTTGAGATCATCGATCTCCGGTCTTCTTCATGA
- the LOC135673382 gene encoding AMSH-like ubiquitin thioesterase 2 isoform X2: protein MNNDASGEQLGRRFKHNIDGLRSPSQRWTKKILSFSSFKERKVERCCSRRTGQSCGTDNINLATEIALHASNRPSQIVFPLSGDKARDCNNDVHVVKHYFPSPVVSWVEDASFSGQVSHVVVPESNNGLEPSYGDSSTSNPNQDVHISVKLKEEFLDLAKENTNKDLETCGILGAFLCQAINEEEIHAILDEMSLYPAGWIHTHPSQSCFLSSIDLHTQYSYQVMLPEAIAIVMAPTDPKSTCGIFRLTNPGGINVLKECKESGFHPHPSASDGSPIYESCSNIYENPNLRFEIIDLRSSS, encoded by the exons ATGAATAATGATGCGAGTGGTGAGCAGCTTGGGAGGAGATTTAAGCATAACATAGATGGTTTGAGATCACCATCTCAAAGGTGGACCAAGAAGATTTTAAGCTTCTCTAGCTTCAAGGAGAGGAAG GTTGAGCGTTGCTGTTCAAGAAGAacaggtcaaag TTGTGGAACAGATAATATCAATTTGGCGACAGAAATTGCACTACATGCCAGCAACAGACCTTCGCAAATCGTGTTTCCATTATCCGGTGACAAAGCTAGAGACTGTAACAACGATGTTCATGTTGTCAAGCACTACTTTCCTTCTCCTGTTGTTTCTTGGGTGGAGGATGCATCCTTTTCTGGACAGGTTTCTCATGTTGTTGTTCCTGAATCAAACAATGGATTGGAACCTTCATATGGAGACTCTTCTACATCAAATCCCAATCAAGATGTTCATATA TCAGTGAAGCTGAAGGAAGAATTTCTAGATCTTGCTAAAGAGAACACGAACAAGGACTTGGAGACTTGTGGCATTCTTGGTGCTTTCCTT TGCCAAGCAATAAATGAGGAGGAGATTCATGCCATACTGGATGAGATGTCCCTTTATCCTGCAGGATGGATTCAT ACACATCCGTCTCAAAGTTGCTTCCTGTCGTCAATCGATTTGCACACTCAGTACTCTTACCAG GTCATGCTACCAGAGGCAATTGCAATCGTCATGGCTCCAACCGATCCTAAAAG CACATGTGGAATATTTCGGTTAACAAATCCCGGAGGCATTAATGTTCTGAAAGAGTGCAAAGAGAGTGGCTTCCACCCTCACCCTTCTGCTTCTGATGGAAGTCCAATCTACGAGAGCTGCTCCAACATTTATGAGAATCCAAATCTAAGGTTTGAGATCATCGATCTCCGGTCTTCTTCATGA